Proteins from one Alkalinema sp. FACHB-956 genomic window:
- a CDS encoding ABC transporter ATP-binding protein: MAAQTGVTSQSTPARSDNDWRLFLQLLPYAKRYRQLLITAVVLLIPSAIARAIQPIVIGQAISLLRQEDSTWQFLQSWDLSTGLNFLALLLLVTIAGRLVFDATQGYLVQKAGQRMTADIRYDLFTHVTSLAVRFFDRTPVGKLITRLTSDVDALGEVFSTGAIGIIGDFILMLVITVLMFTKQWQLATLLVLILIPTSLLIVYLQKQYRTANYASREELSSLNASLQENILGVSVVQLFRREQINSQLFNQTNRNYIREVDRTIFYDSAVSATLEWVSLIAIAGVLAIGGKFVNDSNLGFGTLSAFILFAQTLFDPLRQFAEKFTAIQSGFTAVERINDVLNEPIEIKDRVQHFQQIDHGVGEIRFENVSFGYKPGEYVLHNLDFTIQPGEKVALVGPTGAGKSSIIRLLSRLYEPQEGRILLDGVDIRNLPQAELRRRIGIILQDGFIFAGDVKGNITLGEEYAMAEIQTAAESTNVSQLIEQLPQGYNTQLRERGTNLSGGQKQLIAFARAAIRDPKILVLDEATSSLDVGTEALIQEALERMLENRTAIIIAHRLSTIRNVDRILVLKRGKLIESGRHEDLIAQDGLYASLYKLQMLDL; this comes from the coding sequence ATGGCAGCGCAAACCGGTGTGACTTCACAATCGACCCCAGCCCGATCGGACAATGACTGGCGGCTGTTTCTGCAACTCTTGCCCTACGCCAAGCGCTATCGCCAGTTGTTAATTACAGCCGTGGTTCTGTTGATTCCCAGTGCGATCGCACGGGCCATTCAACCGATCGTCATTGGGCAAGCTATTTCGCTACTGCGGCAGGAAGATTCGACGTGGCAGTTTTTGCAGAGCTGGGATCTCTCAACGGGACTGAATTTTTTGGCCTTGCTGCTGTTGGTGACGATCGCCGGTCGATTAGTGTTTGATGCCACCCAAGGGTATTTGGTGCAAAAAGCCGGACAACGGATGACGGCGGATATTCGCTATGACCTCTTTACCCATGTGACCTCCTTAGCAGTGCGATTTTTCGATCGGACGCCCGTGGGCAAGTTGATTACTCGCCTCACCAGTGATGTAGATGCCTTGGGTGAAGTGTTTTCTACCGGGGCGATCGGGATCATTGGTGATTTTATTTTGATGTTGGTCATCACTGTTTTAATGTTTACGAAACAGTGGCAACTCGCGACTTTGTTAGTTTTGATTCTAATACCCACCTCCCTATTAATTGTCTATTTACAAAAGCAATATCGCACAGCCAACTATGCCTCACGGGAAGAGCTTTCTAGCTTGAATGCAAGCCTACAAGAAAACATTCTGGGAGTCAGTGTTGTTCAACTCTTTCGACGAGAACAAATCAATAGTCAACTTTTTAACCAAACCAATCGGAATTATATTCGGGAAGTCGATCGCACCATTTTCTATGATTCTGCTGTGTCCGCAACGTTAGAGTGGGTGTCCTTGATTGCGATCGCGGGTGTGTTGGCGATCGGGGGGAAATTTGTCAATGATAGCAATCTAGGGTTCGGAACACTCTCTGCCTTTATTTTGTTTGCCCAGACGTTATTTGATCCATTGCGCCAGTTTGCGGAGAAGTTCACCGCCATCCAATCGGGATTTACTGCCGTTGAGCGGATCAATGATGTCTTGAATGAACCGATCGAAATTAAGGATCGGGTTCAACATTTTCAACAAATTGACCATGGCGTGGGAGAAATCCGTTTTGAAAACGTTTCCTTTGGCTACAAGCCTGGAGAATACGTGCTTCATAACCTCGATTTCACCATTCAACCGGGTGAAAAAGTCGCCCTTGTTGGCCCGACGGGCGCGGGTAAAAGTTCCATCATCCGCCTGCTGAGCCGACTGTATGAACCCCAAGAAGGCCGCATTTTGTTGGACGGGGTGGATATTCGGAATTTGCCACAGGCAGAACTGCGCCGCCGCATTGGAATTATTTTGCAAGATGGTTTTATCTTTGCCGGGGATGTGAAAGGCAATATTACCCTCGGAGAGGAATATGCCATGGCGGAGATCCAAACGGCTGCTGAGAGCACCAATGTCTCCCAACTGATTGAACAGTTACCCCAGGGCTACAACACCCAGTTACGGGAGCGGGGAACCAATCTGTCCGGCGGCCAAAAACAATTAATTGCCTTCGCCCGCGCAGCCATTCGCGATCCCAAAATTCTAGTTTTGGATGAGGCGACTTCCAGCTTGGATGTGGGAACCGAAGCGCTCATTCAGGAGGCGTTGGAACGAATGCTGGAAAACCGCACTGCAATTATCATCGCCCACCGATTGTCTACCATTCGAAATGTCGATCGCATCCTAGTTCTCAAACGGGGCAAACTGATTGAAAGTGGTCGCCACGAAGATCTGATTGCTCAGGATGGCTTATATGCCAGTCTTTATAAATTACAAATGCTGGATCTCTAG
- a CDS encoding SAM-dependent chlorinase/fluorinase, which produces MQLLTLLSDFGWQDSYVGILKGVILGILPTATIVDLTHGIPPQDIAVARFQLLMAYAYFPPGAIHVAIVDPGVGSQRRAIAVQTENAYFVAPDNGLLSGVLAQQAIVQAVELTNADYWRSASPSTTFHGRDIFAPVAAYLAKGIPIEALGTPIDPASLVQLQFPLRQLSRNTYHGCIQAIDHFGNLITNFPAAFVQGWSWQLQFQQTRYPGQFTYADVRQGSPIGLIGSHGYLELAINRGNAQAILQAEVGDTIELQMSD; this is translated from the coding sequence ATGCAGCTCTTAACGTTGCTTAGTGATTTTGGTTGGCAAGATAGCTATGTCGGCATCCTGAAAGGCGTCATTTTAGGTATTCTGCCCACGGCCACGATCGTGGATTTGACCCATGGGATTCCGCCCCAAGATATTGCCGTCGCTCGGTTTCAGCTGTTGATGGCCTATGCCTATTTTCCCCCAGGGGCCATCCATGTCGCGATCGTTGATCCAGGGGTAGGTAGTCAGCGGCGGGCGATCGCGGTGCAAACGGAGAATGCCTATTTTGTTGCGCCGGATAATGGCTTGCTGAGTGGCGTGCTGGCTCAGCAAGCGATCGTTCAGGCCGTAGAACTCACCAATGCCGACTATTGGCGATCGGCGAGTCCCAGTACCACATTCCATGGTCGAGATATTTTTGCTCCCGTTGCGGCCTATCTTGCTAAGGGGATTCCGATCGAAGCCTTAGGCACCCCGATCGATCCTGCCAGCCTAGTACAGCTCCAGTTTCCGCTCAGACAACTGTCCCGCAATACCTACCATGGCTGCATTCAAGCGATCGATCACTTCGGCAACCTGATCACCAATTTCCCCGCCGCGTTCGTTCAAGGATGGTCTTGGCAATTGCAATTCCAGCAGACCCGCTATCCCGGACAGTTTACCTATGCTGATGTCCGTCAGGGAAGCCCGATCGGGCTGATCGGCAGTCATGGGTATTTAGAACTTGCAATCAATCGTGGCAATGCACAAGCTATCCTACAGGCGGAAGTCGGGGACACGATCGAATTGCAGATGAGTGATTAA
- a CDS encoding AAA family ATPase — MALPTLCPSMQARVHELQTLILSFHPLIVFETVEEERVQGLLQAATQEMGRTLMEWSITQGLTRSSVSVDNRWQNDCAPSSQPTAYDNSHEPLEVLKRIQELNLSAIFWLKDFAVYLEDATVARQFRELVQTFSQSRSAIILTGNSVTLPQEVTHEAVYYDLKLPARDELHQAVMATVRSLRAKNRVQIEIQDNEIQTLVQALSGMTLQQARKVVAYAALEDGKLTVQDIDRVLNRKAQVIREESMLEYFPVDHAPLQWGGFAGLKQWLNQAKVGFSPQAREWNLQPPKGILIVGIQGCGKSLAAKAIAKAWKMPLLKLDAGRLYDKYVGESEKNFRNALSLAESMAPAVLWIDEIEKSFGTSNSDSDGGLSQRMFGSFLTWMQEKSQEVFVIATANDLSKIPPELLRKGRFDEIFFVDLPDAQERATILQLHLVRRKQDPAQFDFNALVAATDGFSGAEIEQAIVTALYKALYLNQPLRTELIVESVKSTVPLSVSRREDVNRLRTIARERFVSVR, encoded by the coding sequence ATGGCGCTTCCTACTCTTTGTCCTTCCATGCAGGCTCGGGTTCACGAACTCCAAACCCTGATACTGTCCTTCCATCCCCTGATTGTCTTTGAAACCGTTGAAGAAGAGCGCGTCCAAGGACTCCTGCAAGCCGCCACCCAGGAAATGGGCCGTACCCTGATGGAATGGAGCATTACCCAAGGACTCACCCGATCGTCCGTTTCAGTCGATAACCGCTGGCAAAACGACTGTGCCCCCAGCAGTCAGCCCACCGCCTATGACAATTCCCACGAACCCCTGGAAGTTCTGAAACGGATACAGGAACTCAACCTGAGCGCTATTTTTTGGCTGAAAGACTTTGCGGTTTACCTAGAAGATGCGACGGTCGCACGGCAGTTTCGGGAATTAGTGCAAACCTTTTCCCAATCCCGATCGGCCATCATCCTCACAGGCAATAGCGTCACCCTGCCCCAGGAAGTCACCCACGAAGCCGTTTACTACGATCTCAAATTGCCTGCCCGAGATGAACTCCATCAAGCCGTCATGGCCACTGTGCGATCGCTGCGGGCCAAAAATCGCGTCCAGATTGAAATCCAAGACAACGAGATCCAAACCTTAGTCCAGGCGCTCTCCGGCATGACCCTGCAACAGGCTCGCAAAGTGGTGGCCTACGCCGCCTTGGAAGATGGCAAACTCACAGTCCAGGATATCGATCGTGTCCTAAACCGCAAAGCCCAAGTGATTCGGGAAGAAAGTATGCTGGAATACTTCCCCGTCGATCACGCACCGCTGCAATGGGGCGGATTTGCAGGGCTGAAGCAATGGCTCAACCAGGCTAAAGTTGGCTTTTCTCCCCAGGCGCGGGAATGGAATCTGCAACCCCCCAAGGGCATTTTGATTGTGGGGATTCAGGGCTGCGGTAAATCCTTAGCAGCGAAAGCGATCGCCAAAGCCTGGAAAATGCCCTTGCTCAAGCTGGATGCAGGCCGCCTCTATGACAAATATGTCGGCGAATCCGAAAAAAACTTCCGTAACGCTCTGAGCCTAGCGGAATCCATGGCTCCAGCCGTCCTCTGGATTGACGAAATCGAAAAAAGCTTTGGCACCTCCAACAGCGATTCCGACGGCGGTTTAAGCCAGCGCATGTTTGGCTCGTTTCTCACCTGGATGCAGGAAAAATCCCAGGAAGTGTTTGTCATCGCAACGGCCAATGACTTGTCGAAAATTCCGCCGGAACTGCTACGGAAAGGGCGTTTTGACGAGATCTTCTTCGTTGATTTGCCCGATGCCCAGGAGCGAGCTACGATTCTGCAACTGCACCTGGTTCGACGGAAGCAGGATCCAGCTCAGTTCGACTTCAATGCCCTCGTCGCCGCCACCGATGGCTTTAGTGGCGCTGAAATCGAACAGGCGATCGTCACAGCCTTGTACAAAGCCCTCTACCTCAACCAACCCCTGCGGACGGAGCTGATTGTGGAATCCGTGAAAAGCACGGTTCCTTTGTCGGTGTCTCGGCGAGAGGATGTCAATCGGCTGCGGACGATCGCGCGGGAACGATTTGTCAGCGTTCGTTAA
- a CDS encoding NAD-dependent succinate-semialdehyde dehydrogenase: MGIATVNPSTGEIVKTFEPITDQALDNKLNKAAKAFRQYQQIPIAQRAHWLQQAADRLEAHKEQYGRLMTVEMGKPIKSAIAEVEKCAWVCRFYADHAEAFLQPTPIATDATESYVIYQPLGAILAVMPWNFPFWQVFRFAAPALMVGNVGLLKHASNVPQSALAIEQLLLDAGFPEGVFQTLLIGADRVAPLMADSRVAAATLTGSEPAGMSLAIAAGQNLKKVVLELGGSDPFIVMPTADLDAAVAAAVTSRMVNNGQTCIAAKRFIVHEAIADAFTHKLTEKFAALKVGDPLLPETDVGPLATPKILQDLDRQVRETVLRGAKVVIGGHPLDRPGDFYAPTILTDIPHHSPGRTEEFFGPVALLFRVMDLDGAIDLANATQFGLGASAWTNDLTEKARFIQELQAGSVFVNGMVKSDPRLPFGGIKRSGIGRELGREGLLEFANIKTIWVQ; the protein is encoded by the coding sequence ATGGGGATCGCCACAGTTAACCCATCCACTGGAGAAATTGTCAAAACCTTTGAACCCATTACAGATCAAGCATTAGACAATAAACTCAACAAAGCAGCGAAAGCCTTTCGCCAGTACCAACAGATCCCGATCGCCCAACGCGCCCACTGGCTCCAGCAAGCCGCCGATCGCCTAGAAGCCCACAAAGAACAGTACGGACGCCTGATGACCGTGGAAATGGGCAAACCCATCAAATCCGCGATCGCCGAAGTCGAAAAATGTGCCTGGGTCTGTCGCTTCTATGCCGATCATGCGGAAGCCTTCCTGCAACCCACCCCGATCGCCACCGATGCCACTGAAAGCTACGTCATTTATCAACCCCTCGGGGCGATTTTGGCCGTGATGCCGTGGAATTTTCCCTTCTGGCAAGTGTTTCGGTTTGCGGCTCCAGCGCTGATGGTGGGCAATGTGGGCCTGCTGAAACATGCCTCCAACGTACCCCAGTCGGCCTTGGCGATCGAACAACTTCTGTTGGACGCAGGTTTCCCGGAAGGCGTATTTCAAACCCTGCTGATTGGGGCCGATCGAGTGGCTCCCTTAATGGCCGATTCCCGCGTTGCCGCCGCCACCTTAACCGGGAGCGAACCCGCAGGCATGAGTTTAGCCATAGCCGCTGGGCAAAATCTCAAAAAAGTGGTGTTGGAATTGGGCGGGAGTGATCCCTTCATCGTCATGCCCACCGCTGATTTGGACGCTGCTGTTGCCGCCGCTGTCACCTCCCGGATGGTAAATAACGGCCAAACCTGCATTGCCGCCAAACGCTTTATCGTCCATGAAGCGATCGCCGATGCCTTCACCCACAAACTCACTGAAAAGTTTGCCGCCCTCAAGGTGGGTGACCCGCTTTTGCCCGAAACGGACGTTGGCCCCCTCGCCACTCCGAAAATTTTGCAGGATCTCGATCGCCAAGTGCGAGAAACGGTGCTGCGGGGCGCAAAGGTTGTGATTGGTGGCCATCCCCTCGATCGCCCCGGTGACTTCTACGCACCCACCATCCTGACCGACATTCCCCACCACAGCCCCGGTCGCACCGAAGAATTTTTTGGCCCGGTGGCATTGTTGTTCCGCGTCATGGACTTGGATGGCGCGATCGACTTGGCAAACGCCACCCAATTTGGCCTAGGGGCGAGTGCTTGGACGAATGACCTGACGGAAAAAGCACGATTTATTCAAGAACTCCAAGCCGGCTCGGTCTTTGTGAATGGCATGGTTAAATCCGATCCTCGGCTGCCCTTTGGTGGAATTAAGCGATCGGGCATTGGCCGAGAACTGGGGCGAGAAGGGCTCCTGGAATTCGCCAATATCAAAACGATTTGGGTCCAATAA
- a CDS encoding acetolactate synthase large subunit — protein MVELNTAELLVKCLENEGVDYIFGLPGEENLHVLQALKHSSIQFITVRHEQGAAFMADVYGRLTGKAGVCLSTLGPGATNLMTGVADANLDRAPLVAITGQVGTDRMHIESHQYLDLVAMFAPVTKWNAQIVRPGITPEVVRRAFKLAQTEKPGAVHIDLPENIAAMTAPGYPLQKHDLEKTFASFHSIETAATAISQAKNPIILVGNGAIRASASPAVTRFAQQLNIPVANTFMGKGVIPYTSPLALWSVGLQSRDFITCGFERSDLVICIGYDLVEYSPKKWNPDSQIPVIHIDATPAEVDSSYIPIAEVIGDISDSLEEILKRVDRQGKPTPYGLELRENIVADYEYYAQDTEFPIKPQKIIYDLRKVMGGDDIVISDVGAHKMWMARHYHCEKPNTCLISNGFAAMGIAIPGAIAAKLVYPDRKVVAVSGDGGFMMNCQELETALRIGTNFVTLIFNDGAYGLIDWKQHNYFGESAFIQFSNPDFVKFAESMGLKGYRVTQTADLLPTLQEALAQSVPAVIDCPVDYRENLKFTQRSGEVVCNI, from the coding sequence ATGGTTGAACTCAATACCGCTGAACTCTTGGTCAAATGCTTGGAAAATGAAGGGGTGGACTATATCTTTGGCCTCCCTGGCGAAGAGAATTTACACGTTCTCCAAGCCCTCAAGCATTCCAGTATTCAATTCATCACCGTTCGCCATGAGCAAGGGGCTGCCTTCATGGCTGATGTCTATGGACGCTTAACGGGCAAAGCGGGCGTCTGTCTGTCTACCCTGGGGCCGGGGGCCACTAATTTGATGACCGGGGTCGCCGATGCCAACCTCGATCGTGCCCCTTTAGTCGCCATCACTGGACAAGTCGGCACCGATCGGATGCATATTGAGTCCCACCAGTATCTCGATCTGGTGGCCATGTTTGCCCCTGTCACCAAGTGGAATGCCCAAATTGTCCGCCCCGGCATCACCCCGGAAGTGGTGCGTCGGGCCTTCAAGTTAGCCCAGACAGAAAAACCCGGCGCAGTCCATATTGATTTGCCAGAAAATATTGCAGCCATGACGGCCCCAGGCTATCCCCTACAAAAGCATGACTTAGAAAAAACCTTCGCCTCCTTTCACAGTATTGAAACCGCCGCCACCGCCATTTCCCAAGCCAAGAATCCCATTATTTTGGTCGGCAATGGTGCCATTCGGGCCTCTGCCAGCCCTGCGGTCACCCGTTTTGCCCAACAGTTGAATATTCCCGTTGCCAATACCTTTATGGGGAAAGGCGTGATTCCCTATACGTCTCCCCTTGCATTGTGGTCAGTGGGATTGCAGTCCCGAGACTTCATTACCTGCGGTTTTGAACGATCGGATTTGGTAATTTGTATTGGCTATGATTTAGTGGAATATTCGCCCAAAAAATGGAATCCTGATAGTCAGATTCCCGTCATTCATATTGATGCCACCCCTGCTGAAGTCGATAGCAGTTACATTCCCATTGCAGAAGTCATTGGCGATATTTCCGATTCCCTTGAGGAGATTTTGAAACGGGTCGATCGTCAGGGTAAACCCACCCCCTACGGATTAGAACTCCGCGAAAACATTGTGGCGGACTACGAATATTACGCCCAGGATACGGAATTCCCCATTAAGCCCCAAAAAATTATCTACGACCTGCGGAAAGTCATGGGAGGGGATGACATTGTCATTTCCGACGTGGGTGCCCACAAAATGTGGATGGCGCGGCATTATCACTGCGAAAAACCCAACACTTGTTTGATCTCCAATGGCTTTGCCGCCATGGGAATTGCCATTCCGGGGGCGATCGCGGCGAAGTTAGTCTATCCCGATCGCAAGGTAGTGGCCGTCTCCGGGGATGGGGGATTTATGATGAACTGCCAGGAACTGGAAACGGCTTTACGCATCGGCACCAATTTTGTCACGCTCATTTTTAATGATGGAGCCTATGGCCTGATTGATTGGAAACAACATAACTATTTTGGGGAATCAGCTTTTATTCAGTTTAGCAATCCCGATTTCGTTAAATTCGCAGAAAGTATGGGACTCAAAGGTTATCGAGTCACCCAGACCGCAGACCTACTGCCAACCCTCCAAGAAGCACTGGCGCAATCGGTGCCTGCCGTGATTGATTGCCCGGTGGACTATCGTGAAAATCTAAAGTTCACCCAGCGATCGGGGGAAGTGGTTTGCAATATCTAG